In Hyla sarda isolate aHylSar1 chromosome 12, aHylSar1.hap1, whole genome shotgun sequence, a genomic segment contains:
- the TBC1D20 gene encoding TBC1 domain family member 20 isoform X1, with the protein MSMSVRTEPGRHGSEFRRRRKLCDIQKALNKDPPDVATLRRMAISEGGLLTDEIRCQVWPRLLNVSTEELPPPPGPELRVNNKDYEQVLLDVRRSLRRFPPGMPLKEREDLQEQLIDIILQVLGRNHQLHYYQGYHDIVVTFLLVVGGPLATLLVDKLSTHHLRDFMDPSMDNTKHILNYLMPIIELVNPALYDFMVRAEVGTIFALSWLITWFGHVLSDFRHVVRLYDFFLACHPLMPIYFAAVIVLHREAEVMECECDMASVHHLLSQIPQDLPYETLISKAGDLFVQFPPSELSREASQQHQAERTAVSTFKDFELASTQQRPDMVLRRRFRDSVRPEHGNKAVLTKPRHNRLVKLAVMGLTVALGAAALAVVKSALEWAPKFELQIFP; encoded by the exons ATGAGCATGTCCGTGAGGACGGAGCCGGGAAGACACG GCAGTGAATTTCGCAGGCGCAGGAAGCTGTGTGACATCCAAAAAGCTCTGAATAAGGATCCCCCGGATGTAGCCACACTCAGGCGGATGGCGATCAGTGAAGGTGGACTACTTACTGATGAGATTCGATGCCAAGTGTGGCCTAGACTTCTGAATGTCAGTACCGAGGAGCTACCCCCACCCCCAG GTCCTGAGCTGCGGGTGAACAACAAAGACTATGAGCAGGTTCTGCTGGACGTTCGGCGCTCGCTTAGGCGCTTCCCTCCCG GTATGCCCTTAAAGGAGCGGGAAGACTTGCAGGAGCAGCTGATTGACATCATCCTGCAGGTGTTGGGACGAAACCATCAATTGCACTATTACCAGGGATATCATGATATTGTAGTCACCTTCCTGCTGGTGGTGGGAGGGCCACTAGCCACTCTCCTGGTGGATAAGTTGTCCACACATCACCTAAG AGACTTCATGGACCCCAGCATGGATAACACTAAACACATCCTTAACTACCTGATGCCCATTATAGAGCTGGTAAACCCAGCATTGTACGACTTTATGGTTCg GGCGGAGGTTGGCACCATATTTGCCCTGAGTTGGCTGATCACATGGTTTGGGCACGTATTGTCAGACTTCAGGCATGTAGTGAGGTTGTACGATTTCTTTCTGGCATGTCACCCACTGATGCCCATCTACTTTGCTGCTGTG ATTGTGTTGCACAGAGAGGCAGAGGTGATGGAGTGTGAGTGTGACATGGCGTCTGTGCACCACCTGCTGTCTCAGATCCCTCAAGATTTGCCCTACGAGACGCTCATCAGCAAAGCCGGTGACCTTTTTGTCCAGTtccccccatctgaactttccagAGAAGCCTCACAGCAGCACCAGGCAGAGAG GACCGCAGTGTCGACTTTTAAGGACTTTGAATTGGCGTCCACCCAGCAGCGGCCAGATATGGTCCTCCGCCGCCGCTTCAGAGATTCTGTCCGTCCAGAGCATGGGAACAAGGCCGTCCTCACCAAACCCCGACATAATAGACTGGTGAAGCTGGCTGTCATGGGGCTGACAGTGGCCCTTGGTGCAGCGGCACTTGCTGTAGTGAAGAGTGCCTTGGAATGGGCTCCCAAATTTGAACTGCAGATTTTTCCATAG